Genomic window (Streptomyces sp. RerS4):
CACACGTGCGGGGTGTACACCACGGCCGGGAACCGGTCCACGCGCCCCTCGGTGTCGGTGACGACGAACCCCGCCCCCTCCCGGGAGACGGCACGCACCCCCGGCCGCGCCGCCCCGCCGTGCAGCGAGGCCAGCGAGGTGTCCTCGGGCCAGTGCGCGCCATCGCGCGGCCGGTGCTCCCACAGCCCGCGCGGCACCTGCTGGGAACCGCCTAGGACGGCCATCTGGTGGTCGTCGGCCTCGGTGTAGACCACGCGCAGGATCTCCAGCAGCGAGTTCGGGAAGTCGGTGTCCCAGCCGCCCGTGCCGAAGCCCACCTGCCCGAAGATCTCCCGGTGCCGGAACGAGCGGAACGCCGAGCTGGTGGCGAGGAATCCGTGGAAGGACTGGTCGTCGAACTCCCGCACCAACCGGTCCCAGACGTGCTTGAGCGTCTCGACGTCGCGCCGCCGCACGGCGTCGCGCATCGTGGCCAGCTCCGCCCGCTCCTGGAGCGCCTTCTCCCAGGCGGCGGCCACCTCCTGGTAGACGTCCGGGAGTTCGTCGGCGTCGCGCACGGTGTGGCGTACGCCGCCCAGGTCGATGAGGGTGCTCGGGGTGTGCGGGGCCAGCGGGTTGGGGAAGGGGCTGGTCCGCAGCTCCAGCAGGTCGATGTAGTGGAACAGCGCGCGGGCCGACCGCGGGAAGCGCATCGCGCCCATTTCCGCGACACAGTCGGGCCGGCCCGGGAAGGCCACCGAGCGCATCCGGCCGCCGAGTTGGTCGGCCTCGTAGAGGACCGGGCGCAGGCCCAGCCGCATCAGTTCGTAGGCGGCGGTCAGCCCTGCCATCCCGCCGCCCACCACGGCCACCGGCGTGCCGGCGCGGGCGGGCGGCAGGGAGCCCAGGCCCGCCGGATGGCGCAGCCAGCCGTCGTAGGAGAACGGGAAGTCCGGCACGAGCATGGTGGTGGGAGCCGGGCTTGCTGATGTCATCTGGAGTACCTCTCGGGCCGGTGCGACATCGCTTCCAGGGGAACCGGAGCGAGCCGGGCGCAGCCGGGGACGCGGCATCGCGGCGGGCCCGGACGGCGGGAGAGTCACGCGCCGTACGCCGTGCGCACTCGGTCCGGTCCTCGCACGCTACGCAGCGGCCCCGGAAGGGGACAACCCCTACCGACCCGGGCGCCCGACCGTGCCCACGGCGCCGTACGGGGTGCCGTACGCGGGCGTGGATCCATCGGCGCCGGCCCGCCGGGCCGGGACGGCGATCGCGGTGACGACCAGGCCGCGCCGTGCGAGCCAACGGCCGGTGAACTCCGTCACCGGCCGGCCGTCGGGGGCGGTCCCCGGGCGCAGGACGCGGGCCCTGAACGTGCCGCGCGGGCCCTCGGCGTCGGCGTCGGCGTCCGGGTCCGCGTCCGCGTCGGTGCGGAAGGAGATCTCGGCGTCGTCGAAGTCCAACTCGGTGCCCACCAGCGGGTACCACGTCTTGTACACGGCCTCCTTGGCGCTGAACAGCAGCCGGTCCCGGCTCAGTCGGCTCGCCCCCGGCGTCGGCGTGCGGGCCCAGGCCAGCTCCCGGGGCAGGGCGATCGAGTCCAACACCCCCCGGGGCAGCGGCAGGTCCGGCTCGGCGTCGATGCCGACCGCCACCAGATCGGTGTTCCGGGCGAGTACGGCGGCCCGGTAGCCGGTGCAGTGGGTCATGCTGCCCACCACCCCCGCCGGCCACCGCGGCACGTTCCGCCGGCCCGGCAGGACCGGCGCCGGGGGCAGCCCGAGGGCCGCCATCGCGCGGCGCGCGCAGCCCCGTACGGTGGTGAACTCCTCGCGCCTGCCTTCCGGCGCGGACGCGACGAGGGCCGCTTCCTCGGGGTAGAGCACGGCGGCGCCGTCCGGCTCGAAGGCCTCGCGCGCGACCGCCCCTTCGGGCAGCAGGGTCTCGATCACGGTCTGTCCTCTCCGCCGGTGTAGGGGAGGATCTGCCGCAGCAGACCCTTGGGGTGGCCTCGCCGGCGCCACTCGCGCGGGTAGCCGATCGACACCTCCTCGAAGCGCACCCCGTCGTACCAGGTGGTGCGGGGGATGTGCAGGTGCCCGTAGACCACGGCGGCCGTACGGAACCTGCGGTGCCAGTCGGCGGTGAGCACGGTGCCGCACCACTGGGCGAACTCCGGGTGCCACAGTACGTCCGTCGGTTCGCGCACCAGCGGGAAGTGGTTGACGAGGACCAGCGGCACGGTCGGGTCGTGCGCCTCCAGCCGGCGCAGCGTGTGCGCGACCCGGTCCCGGCACCAGGCGTCCCGGCTCGGATGCGGGTCGGGGTGCAGGAGGTACTCGTCGGTGCAGACGACGCCGGCCTCGTGCGCCCGCGCGAGGGACTCCTCCTTGGTGCGCGTGCCCGCCACGCGGAAGGTGTAGTCGTACAGCAGGAACAGCGGGGCGACGGCGACCGGGCCGCCGGGTCCCTCCCACACCGGCCAGGGGTCCTCGGGGGTGACGACGCCCAGCGCGCGGCACAGGTCCACCAGGTGCAGGTAGCGCTTCTCGCCGCGGAACCGGACCGGATCCTCGCGCGGGGTCCACAGCTCGTGGTTGCCCGGCGCCCACACCACCTTGGAGAAACGTTCGGCCAGCAGGCGCAGGGCCCACTCGATGTCCTCGGTCAGCTCCCCGACGTCGCCGGCGACGATCAGCCAGTCGTCCGGGTGGGTCGGCCGCAGCGATTCGGTGATGGGCCGGTTGTCGGCCATCCCGATGTGCAGATCGCTCACCGCGAGCAGCCGGGGGCCGGGCACGGGGGCGGGCGGGGGTGCGCCCGCGCCGGCGGTCCGGGCGGCGGGGTCAGGCGGTGTGTGCGACATCGGTGTCCCAACTGACGGGCAGGTCTTGGCGGCGCGTGATGTTGATTTTGCGGTAGACGCGGGTCAGGTGCTGTTCGACGGTGCTGACGGTGATGAACAGCTTCGCCCCGATCTCCCGGTTCGTGTACCCGTGTGCGGCCAGCGCCGCCACCCGCCGCTCGGCGTCCGTCAGAGCGGACGCCGCGCTCGGCCGCGTCGGGCGGACGGGGGTCGGGCTCGGGATCGGTGCGGGCACGGTCCGGGGCGGCGCGACGCTCCGCGCGGACGGCTCGACCTGGACGCGCTGCGTGCCCTCCCGGGCGCCGCAGACCTCGGCGATCCGCCACGCCCGACGGGTGCAGCTGCGGCTCTGGGCCGCGTTGCCGAGCCGCTCGTACGCCGTCCCGAGGTCGGTCAGCGTCCGGGCCAGCTCGTGCGAGTCGCCCTCCTCCTGGAGCAGGGTCACCGCCCGGTCCAGCAGCGCCGGCCGGTCGCGCAGCGGCCGGGCGGCCGCCAGGACGCGCAGGGCCAGGCCGCGCACGCGCGGACCTGCCTCCCGGGCGAGCTGCTCGCGGGCGAACCGTTCCGCCTGGTCGCGGTTGCCGAGGGCCAACGTGGCCTCCGCGACCCCGACCCGCCAGGGCGCCAGCCCCTCACGGTCCATGTTCCACTCGCGCATCAGCCGGCCGCAGGCCATGAAATCCGTCAGCGCCGCGTGGTGGCGACCGGTGGCGAGCCGGTGTCCTCCACGCGCGTAGAGGTAGTGGAGCCCGTACCGGGTCAGCAGCATCTGCTCGGGCACCGGATGGTCCACCAGGGCCGCCGCCGCCTCGTGGTCGCCCATGGCGGTCCGCGCCTCGATGAGGGCGGCCAGCGGCATGCCGATGCCCACGCCCCAGCCGTGCGGGGTGAGTTGAGCCATCGCCTCCTCCGCCAGCCGCATCGCCTGCGCCGGCTCGCCGCGACGCAGCGCCATGTGCGCGCGCATCGCCTGCATGACGGCGGTCCAACCGGGCGCGTCGTGCTCGGAGGCCTCCTCCAGCAGCCGGTCGGTCCACAGCGTCGCCTCGCCCAGCCGCTCCGTATACAACAGGGCCAGCAGGCACGCCCGGATGGTGACGTGGGTCTCGTCCGTGAGCCGGGTGCCGGCCAGGATCCGTTCGGCGATCGCGGCGAACTCCTCGTCCACCGCCGCCCGGTCCCGGTGACCCGGCGCGGAGCCGGCGCCCGCGCTGAGGACCCCGTGCAGCACCCGGATCCCCACCATCGCCGCGTCCTCCGGGCAGTTCGCCGGAGCCGGCGGGCCGCTGAAGCACGAGCCGAGCGCAC
Coding sequences:
- a CDS encoding 4'-phosphopantetheinyl transferase superfamily protein, whose amino-acid sequence is MIETLLPEGAVAREAFEPDGAAVLYPEEAALVASAPEGRREEFTTVRGCARRAMAALGLPPAPVLPGRRNVPRWPAGVVGSMTHCTGYRAAVLARNTDLVAVGIDAEPDLPLPRGVLDSIALPRELAWARTPTPGASRLSRDRLLFSAKEAVYKTWYPLVGTELDFDDAEISFRTDADADPDADADAEGPRGTFRARVLRPGTAPDGRPVTEFTGRWLARRGLVVTAIAVPARRAGADGSTPAYGTPYGAVGTVGRPGR
- a CDS encoding NAD(P)/FAD-dependent oxidoreductase, which gives rise to MTSASPAPTTMLVPDFPFSYDGWLRHPAGLGSLPPARAGTPVAVVGGGMAGLTAAYELMRLGLRPVLYEADQLGGRMRSVAFPGRPDCVAEMGAMRFPRSARALFHYIDLLELRTSPFPNPLAPHTPSTLIDLGGVRHTVRDADELPDVYQEVAAAWEKALQERAELATMRDAVRRRDVETLKHVWDRLVREFDDQSFHGFLATSSAFRSFRHREIFGQVGFGTGGWDTDFPNSLLEILRVVYTEADDHQMAVLGGSQQVPRGLWEHRPRDGAHWPEDTSLASLHGGAARPGVRAVSREGAGFVVTDTEGRVDRFPAVVYTPHVWTLLNRVEADPALLSAPLWTAVERTHYMGSSKLFVLTDRPFWNDVDPDTGMPVMSMTLTDRMPRGVYLFDDGPDRPGVMCLSYTWNDDSLKMATLSPEERLDALLGKLAAIYPGLDIRAHVIGEPLTITWETEPHFMGAFKANLPGQYRYQRRLFTQFMQRGLPAGERGFFLCGDDVSWTGGFAEGAVTTALNAVWGVVDHLGGSSHPDNPGPGDLFDALAPVELPYDH
- a CDS encoding metallophosphoesterase; the encoded protein is MSHTPPDPAARTAGAGAPPPAPVPGPRLLAVSDLHIGMADNRPITESLRPTHPDDWLIVAGDVGELTEDIEWALRLLAERFSKVVWAPGNHELWTPREDPVRFRGEKRYLHLVDLCRALGVVTPEDPWPVWEGPGGPVAVAPLFLLYDYTFRVAGTRTKEESLARAHEAGVVCTDEYLLHPDPHPSRDAWCRDRVAHTLRRLEAHDPTVPLVLVNHFPLVREPTDVLWHPEFAQWCGTVLTADWHRRFRTAAVVYGHLHIPRTTWYDGVRFEEVSIGYPREWRRRGHPKGLLRQILPYTGGEDRP